One stretch of Jiangella gansuensis DSM 44835 DNA includes these proteins:
- a CDS encoding SUMF1/EgtB/PvdO family nonheme iron enzyme, whose protein sequence is MIDPRFTPYVPRPIDRPATVPLEPDADLSVLDEAKIFAAPDDPADWPAWRAALTRWRAEARARVGYDGSRYQVEPADGFVVALTWLWDELLYDHDAGRFDVDGYLAAAERDFGGFDGVVLWHAYPNEGIDQRDQFAFFDVPELPDVVARFHEHGVRVFVSYYPWEDRPRHSSTSGTQVSSADVLVELVDRLGADGVFLDSSKEGSTQIRAALDALRPGLAMEGESRLPLARIHDHTMSWAQWFADSTVPGVLRATWFERRHILHHTRRWNHGHVHELQSAWLNGSGVLVWETVFGVWVGWSARDRALLRSMRRVQREYRAWLQSEDWTPLADHPGGDVPVYASRWEHDGVALWTVVNRGGEYDGPWLATSVPAGTTFTELTTGVALSVSKDDEGRTVIGGPLPAGGVAAVVAANVAPGTAGTDDDATFPLRVASRVPPRPAPVLPSAAVPAELAVVDGGRHDLVVRFRVRETGLYGEAPYVDEWKPLPPRLHAAGTAHRRVHLGPFAIGRAEVTNDEFAAFLAATGYRPARPERFLAHWVDGAPPAGRGAEPVTYVDLADARAYARWAAARLPTEDEWQVAGEAGLLDRGRPVVWNLTESEHTDGRTRFVILKGGSDFRSTGSHWYFDGGVREPEFSAKYLLMGAGLDRSPSIGFRCAVDLGEEASQ, encoded by the coding sequence ATGATCGACCCGCGCTTCACCCCGTACGTGCCGCGGCCCATCGACCGGCCGGCCACCGTCCCGCTCGAGCCGGACGCCGACCTGAGCGTGCTGGACGAGGCGAAGATCTTCGCCGCACCCGACGACCCCGCGGACTGGCCGGCCTGGCGGGCCGCGTTGACCCGGTGGCGCGCGGAGGCGCGGGCCCGCGTCGGCTACGACGGCTCGCGCTACCAGGTGGAGCCCGCGGACGGGTTCGTCGTCGCACTCACCTGGCTGTGGGACGAACTGCTCTACGACCACGACGCCGGCCGGTTCGACGTCGACGGCTACCTGGCCGCCGCCGAGCGGGACTTCGGCGGCTTCGACGGCGTCGTCCTGTGGCACGCCTACCCGAACGAGGGCATCGACCAGCGCGACCAGTTCGCGTTCTTCGACGTGCCGGAGCTGCCCGACGTGGTGGCCCGGTTCCACGAGCACGGCGTGCGGGTGTTCGTCTCGTACTACCCGTGGGAAGACCGGCCGAGACACAGTTCTACGTCGGGGACGCAGGTGTCCAGTGCCGACGTCCTTGTCGAGCTGGTCGATCGGCTCGGTGCCGACGGCGTCTTCCTGGACAGCTCCAAGGAGGGCTCCACGCAGATCCGGGCCGCCCTGGACGCGCTGCGGCCGGGTCTGGCGATGGAGGGGGAGTCCCGGCTGCCGCTGGCCCGCATCCACGACCACACGATGTCGTGGGCGCAGTGGTTCGCCGACTCCACGGTCCCCGGTGTACTCCGGGCCACCTGGTTCGAGCGCCGGCACATCCTGCACCACACTCGCCGCTGGAACCACGGTCACGTCCACGAGCTGCAGTCGGCCTGGCTGAACGGCTCCGGCGTGCTGGTGTGGGAGACGGTGTTCGGCGTGTGGGTCGGCTGGAGCGCCCGCGACCGGGCCCTGCTGCGCTCGATGCGCCGGGTGCAGCGGGAGTACCGGGCCTGGCTGCAGAGCGAGGACTGGACGCCGCTGGCCGACCACCCCGGCGGCGACGTGCCGGTGTACGCCTCACGGTGGGAGCACGACGGCGTCGCGCTGTGGACCGTGGTCAACCGCGGCGGCGAGTACGACGGTCCGTGGCTCGCGACCTCGGTGCCGGCGGGCACGACGTTCACGGAGCTGACCACCGGTGTCGCGCTCTCGGTGAGCAAGGACGACGAGGGCCGGACGGTGATCGGCGGCCCGTTGCCGGCCGGCGGGGTCGCGGCGGTCGTCGCGGCGAACGTGGCACCGGGCACGGCCGGGACGGACGACGACGCGACGTTCCCGCTGCGGGTGGCGTCGCGGGTCCCACCCCGCCCGGCACCCGTGCTGCCGTCGGCGGCGGTTCCGGCCGAGCTGGCCGTGGTCGACGGTGGCCGGCACGACCTCGTCGTCCGGTTCCGGGTCCGCGAGACCGGGTTGTACGGCGAGGCTCCCTACGTCGACGAATGGAAGCCGCTGCCGCCACGCCTGCACGCTGCCGGCACCGCGCACCGGCGGGTTCATCTCGGGCCGTTCGCGATCGGCCGCGCCGAGGTCACCAACGACGAGTTCGCCGCGTTCCTCGCCGCCACCGGCTACCGGCCGGCGCGGCCGGAGCGGTTCCTGGCGCACTGGGTCGACGGCGCCCCGCCGGCCGGCCGCGGAGCCGAACCCGTCACGTACGTCGACCTCGCCGACGCCCGCGCCTACGCTCGCTGGGCCGCTGCCCGGCTGCCCACCGAGGACGAGTGGCAGGTGGCCGGCGAGGCCGGGCTGCTCGACCGCGGCCGGCCGGTGGTCTGGAACCTCACCGAGAGCGAGCACACGGACGGGCGGACCCGCTTCGTCATCCTCAAGGGCGGCAGCGACTTCCGCTCGACCGGCTCGCACTGGTACTTCGACGGCGGCGTCCGCGAGCCCGAGTTCTCCGCCAAGTACCTGCTCATGGGCGCGGGCCTGGACCGCTCGCCGTCCATCGGGTTCCGCTGCGCCGTCGATCTCGGCGAGGAGGCTTCGCAATGA
- a CDS encoding CaiB/BaiF CoA transferase family protein, whose protein sequence is MSGPLTGLRVVDAATLFAGPIAAMHLGDLGADVVKVEHPRRPDPSRGHGPAKDGHNLWWKTLGRNKRTMTLDLSQERGQDVFRRLARESDVVIENFRPDTLERWNLGYDRLAADNPGLILARVTGFGQVGPYRRRPGFGTLAEAMSGFAAMTGEPDGPPTLPPFGLADGITALATAFAVTSALHARVASGVGQVVDLAIIEPMLSVLGPQITRWDQLGTVQPRTGNRSANNAPRNTYRTADGRWVAVSTSSQSIAERVMRLVGRPDVVDEPWFATGAGRAEHVDELDAAVGAWVAARSRDEVVAAFEKAEAAVAPVYDASDIVADPQLAALGTVLEVEDDDLGPVAMQNVLFRLSETPGAVRWPGRAHGADTELVLAELGYGEAEIAALRSDGVV, encoded by the coding sequence ATGAGCGGGCCGCTGACCGGGTTGCGGGTCGTCGACGCCGCGACGCTGTTCGCCGGGCCGATCGCCGCGATGCACCTGGGCGACCTGGGTGCCGACGTCGTCAAGGTCGAGCACCCACGCCGGCCGGACCCGTCCCGCGGCCACGGTCCGGCGAAGGACGGGCACAACCTGTGGTGGAAGACGCTGGGGCGCAACAAGCGAACGATGACGCTGGACCTGTCCCAGGAGCGCGGCCAGGACGTGTTCCGGCGACTGGCTCGCGAGTCCGACGTCGTCATCGAGAACTTCCGGCCGGACACCCTGGAACGGTGGAACCTCGGCTACGACCGGCTGGCGGCGGACAACCCCGGGCTGATCCTGGCCCGCGTCACCGGGTTCGGGCAGGTCGGCCCGTACCGTCGCCGGCCCGGGTTCGGCACCCTGGCGGAGGCGATGAGCGGGTTCGCCGCCATGACCGGTGAGCCGGACGGACCACCGACGCTGCCCCCGTTCGGGCTGGCCGACGGCATCACGGCGCTGGCCACCGCGTTCGCCGTCACCTCGGCGCTGCACGCTCGAGTGGCGAGCGGCGTCGGTCAGGTGGTCGATCTCGCCATCATCGAGCCGATGCTGTCGGTGCTGGGGCCGCAGATCACCCGGTGGGACCAGCTCGGCACGGTGCAGCCGCGCACCGGCAACCGCTCGGCCAACAACGCCCCGCGCAACACCTACCGCACCGCCGACGGCCGGTGGGTCGCCGTGTCCACCAGCTCGCAGAGCATCGCCGAGCGGGTGATGCGGCTGGTCGGGCGGCCGGACGTGGTGGACGAGCCGTGGTTCGCCACCGGCGCCGGCCGGGCCGAGCACGTCGACGAGCTCGACGCCGCCGTCGGTGCCTGGGTCGCCGCGCGCAGCCGCGACGAGGTCGTGGCCGCCTTCGAGAAGGCCGAGGCAGCGGTCGCGCCGGTGTACGACGCGTCGGACATCGTGGCCGACCCGCAGCTGGCAGCGCTGGGCACCGTCCTGGAGGTCGAGGACGACGACCTGGGACCGGTCGCGATGCAGAACGTGCTGTTCCGGCTGTCCGAGACGCCGGGGGCGGTGCGCTGGCCGGGCCGGGCCCACGGCGCGGACACCGAGCTCGTTCTCGCGGAGCTGGGATACGGCGAGGCCGAGATCGCGGCGCTGCGGTCGGACGGTGTCGTGTGA
- a CDS encoding HpcH/HpaI aldolase/citrate lyase family protein, translating into MSPPVLTLLYVPADRPDRARKALASRADVVILDLEDAVAPAAKEAARAGLAGLLESATGRPVQVRVNAVSTPWGAADLATVTELPPSVSVRVPKVQTPADVAAVRDAAGDRPVHVLLETAAGVEAAFAIASAPGVASIGLGEADLASDLGVVDDGDGLAWCRQRLVVAARAAGLPPPAMAVWTDLGDPDGLAASCRQGRRLGFVGRAAIHPKQLPVIEAAFQPSDADVRRATEVVEAVASAAEAGSGTAVLPSGRFVDVAMVEQARRVLALASRTAAHSS; encoded by the coding sequence GTGAGCCCGCCCGTGTTGACCTTGCTCTACGTGCCGGCCGACCGGCCCGATCGGGCCCGCAAGGCGCTGGCCTCGCGCGCGGACGTCGTGATCCTTGACCTGGAGGACGCGGTGGCGCCGGCGGCCAAGGAGGCGGCCCGCGCGGGCCTTGCCGGCCTGCTGGAGTCCGCGACCGGCCGGCCGGTGCAGGTGCGGGTCAACGCGGTCTCGACGCCGTGGGGAGCCGCCGATCTGGCGACGGTGACCGAGCTGCCGCCGTCGGTGTCGGTGCGGGTGCCGAAGGTGCAGACACCGGCGGACGTGGCGGCCGTGCGGGACGCGGCCGGCGACCGGCCCGTGCACGTGCTGCTGGAGACAGCTGCCGGGGTCGAGGCGGCCTTCGCAATCGCCTCCGCGCCCGGCGTCGCGTCCATCGGGCTGGGTGAGGCCGACCTCGCCTCCGACCTGGGCGTCGTCGACGACGGTGACGGCTTGGCCTGGTGTCGGCAACGGCTGGTGGTCGCGGCCCGCGCGGCCGGGCTGCCGCCCCCGGCGATGGCGGTGTGGACCGACCTTGGCGACCCCGATGGTCTCGCGGCGTCCTGCCGGCAGGGACGGCGGCTGGGCTTCGTCGGCCGGGCCGCGATCCACCCCAAGCAGCTGCCTGTCATCGAGGCCGCGTTCCAGCCGTCCGACGCCGACGTCCGGCGCGCTACCGAGGTGGTCGAGGCCGTGGCCTCGGCGGCCGAGGCGGGTTCGGGCACCGCTGTGTTGCCGAGCGGCCGCTTCGTCGACGTCGCCATGGTGGAGCAGGCCCGGCGGGTCCTCGCCCTCGCCTCCCGCACCGCCGCCCACTCCAGTTGA